From the Sphingobium yanoikuyae genome, the window TTGTCGTGCAGGGCGAAGCGGTCGACGATGTCGGCGCTCGCCCGGTTATAGCCGACCACCTCGACCATGCGCCCTTCGCGCCGCAGCCGGGCGATGATCTTGTCGAGCGCGCCGACGCCCGAAATATCCCAGAAATGCGCGCCCGACACGTCGATCAGCACATGGGTCGCGCTTTCCTCGCCCGTGAAGGCGCGGGTGAAGCGGTCGACCGAGGCGAAGAAAATCTGGCCAGTGACGCGATAGGTCGCCCGACCATCGACCTCGCTGCGCTCCACCGCGAACATGCGCTGCACCTTGGCAGCGAAGAATATGCCCGACAGCAGCACGCCGGTCAGCACGCCCAGCGACAGGTCGCGGGTCGCCACCACGACCACCACCGTCGCCAGCATGACGGCCGAGGAGGTCGGCGGATGGCGCCGCAGATTGGCGATCGAGGCCCAACTGAAGGTGCCGATCGACACCATCACCATCACCGCGACCAGCGCCGGCATCGGGATGCGCCCGACCCACGGCCCCAACACCGCCAGCAGGAACAGCAGGAATGCGCCAGCGACGAAGGTCGACAGCCGCCCGCGCCCGCCGGACGTGACGTTGATCACCGACTGGCCGATCATCGCGCAGCCGCCCATGCCGCCGAACAGGGACGCGACGATATTCGCCCCGCCCTGCCCCATGCATTCGCGCTGCTTGTCGCTGTCGGTGTCGGTCATGTCGTCGACGATCTGCGCGGTCAGCAGCGATTCGAGCAGGCCGACCGCCGCCATCGTCACCGAATAGGGCAGGATGATGCGCAGCGTGTCCCAGGTCAGCGGCACCTGCGGCAGGGCCAAGCTCGGCAGTCCTTCGGGCAGGCGCCCCATGTCGCCAACGGTATGCACCGGCAGGCCCAGGCCGATCGACAGCACACTCAGCAGCAAAATCGCCACCAGCGGCGCCGGCACAGCCCTGGTGATCCGGGGGAAGACATAGATGATGGCCAGCCCCCCCAGCACCATCGCATAGGTCTGCCAGCCGACATTCGTCAGCTGCGGCAGTTGCGCCATGAAGATCAGGATCGCCAGTGCATTGACGAAGCCGGTGATGACCGATCGCGACACGAACTGCATCAGCAGATCCAGCCGCAACAGCCCGGCGATGATCTGCACCACGCCCATCAGGATCGTCGCGGCGAACAGATATTCGACGCCATGGTCGCGCACCAGCGGCCCGACCAGCACGGCGACAGCAGCGGTCGCGGCGGAGATCATCCCCGGCCGCCCGCCGATCAGCGCGATGGTGATGGCGATCGCGACCGAGGCATAGAGGCCGACGCGCGGATCGACCCCCGCGATGATGGAAAAGCCGATCGCTTCGGGGATCAGGGCGAGCGCGACGACGATGCCGGCCATGATGTCATGGCGCGCCGTCCGGACGTCGCTGAACCATTGGCGGCGATAGCGGCTGAAAAATTGGGTCATGTCGAAAATCCACATCAATGCACATTATCGGGCTTTGGGCGCCGACTCCGGGCGCGCGTTCGATAATCA encodes:
- a CDS encoding SulP family inorganic anion transporter, whose amino-acid sequence is MTQFFSRYRRQWFSDVRTARHDIMAGIVVALALIPEAIGFSIIAGVDPRVGLYASVAIAITIALIGGRPGMISAATAAVAVLVGPLVRDHGVEYLFAATILMGVVQIIAGLLRLDLLMQFVSRSVITGFVNALAILIFMAQLPQLTNVGWQTYAMVLGGLAIIYVFPRITRAVPAPLVAILLLSVLSIGLGLPVHTVGDMGRLPEGLPSLALPQVPLTWDTLRIILPYSVTMAAVGLLESLLTAQIVDDMTDTDSDKQRECMGQGGANIVASLFGGMGGCAMIGQSVINVTSGGRGRLSTFVAGAFLLFLLAVLGPWVGRIPMPALVAVMVMVSIGTFSWASIANLRRHPPTSSAVMLATVVVVVATRDLSLGVLTGVLLSGIFFAAKVQRMFAVERSEVDGRATYRVTGQIFFASVDRFTRAFTGEESATHVLIDVSGAHFWDISGVGALDKIIARLRREGRMVEVVGYNRASADIVDRFALHDKIGVETGAVPH